From the Streptomyces sp. NBC_01216 genome, the window CGGGCGGTTCAGGGCGGCGGCGCGGCCTCAGCTCGTGCGGCCCTTGGCGTCGAACGCCTTCATACGGTCGAGGACACCGTCCGCCGTCGGGCTGATCATCTCGTCGACGATCCGTCCGTCGGCGAGGAAGACGACCCGGTCCGCGTAGGAGGCGGCCGCCGGGTCGTGGGTGACCATGACGACGGTCTGGCCCAGCTCACGCACCGAGTTGCGCAGGAAGCCCAGCACCTCCGCGCCCGAGCGCGAGTCCAGGTTTCCGGTCGGCTCGTCACCGAAGATGATCTCGGGGCGGGAGGCCAGCGCGCGGGCCACGGCGACCCGCTGCTGCTGACCGCCGGAGAGCTGCGCGGGGCGGTGGCTCAGCCGGTCGGAGAGGCCGATCATGTCGATGACCCGCTCCACCCACTGCTTGTCGGGCTTGCGGCCCGCGATGTCCATCGGGAGCGTGATGTTCTCCAGCGCGGTCAGCGTCGGCAGCAGGTTGAACGCCTGGAAGATGAAGCCGATCTTGTCCCGGCGCAGCTGGGTCAGCTGCCTGTCCTTCAGCGTGCCGAGTTCGGTGTCGCCGATCCGGGCCGACCCGGAGCTGAAGGAGTCCAGGCCCGCGACGCAGTGCATCAGCGTGGACTTGCCGGAACCGGAGGGCCCCATGATGGCGGTGAACTCGGCCTGCCTGAAGTCCACGGAGACCCGGTCGAGGGCGACCACCTGGGTCTCGCCCTGTCCGTATACCTTCGAGAGATCCTGGGCACGGGCGGCCACCGCGGTGGCGCGGGGCACGGTGGTGGTGGTCTGCACGAGGGGGACTCCTGTCACTGCGGCTTGCGGGAACCACTCCATCGTGTCGGTCGTTCCGGAGCCGGTCGTCCGTCCACATGCCCGTTCCCGGGGCCGCCTGGAGTCGCATCGGGGAGCAGCACCCTCCTCCTGAGGTATGACGGAAACCCCGAGCCGTCCCGGTGGGTGCTCCCGCGCCGGACGCCCCGCGACGCGTGCGCCACCGGGCGGCGACTTTCCGTCAATCCGAAGCGCGCGTCTTTGCGCCTGCGAGCCCCGTCACCGTTTGCCCGGGGGGCCTCCCACCTGCGCTGACACACCCTCAGGCCCCAATAAAATAAGACAACATCGGGACGGCGTTCGGCTGAACGGGGGAAGCGCCCCGATAGGCTCATGTGCCAACGCGGAGACGCGCACCACGCCCGGATGGTGGAACGCAGACACGGCGAGCTTAAACCTCGCTGGCCTTCGGGCCGTACCGGTTCGAGTCCGGTTCCGGGCACAGCTCCCCCTCCTCGCACCCTCGCTCTCACCGGGATCACACAAAAGATCCTCCCCGAGCACTAGGGTGATTCTTTTGCTCGCGCATTACTCTTGACGCGAGGCTGCGCCGTGCGGCCATGGAGGAGTGAGATGAGGAGCAGTAACCCGGTCTTCTCGCGACGGGGGTTCAGCCGCGACAACGGCCCCGCCGGCTTCGACGGGCAGCAGCCGCAGGCCGGGGGCCCCGCCGTCGGGACGAACCCGTATGCCCAGGGCACCGGTCATCCCTACGCGACCAACCCGTACGCGACGCAGGACACGCAGTACGCCACCCCGCCGCAGGCCCGCGGCGACGTGATGACGATCGACGACGTGGTGAGCCGTACGGCCATCACGCTCGGCACGGTCGTCGTGACCGCGGCCCTCGCGTGGATCGTGATGCCGGTCGACCCGGCGAACCTCGGCAAGTCGTACGGCATCGCCATCGGTGCCGCGCTGGTCGCCTTCGTCCTCGCGATGGTCCAGTCGTTCAAGCGCACGCCGTCCCCGGCGCTCATCCTGGCCTACGCGGCGTTCGAGGGCTTCTTCCTCGGTGTCATCTCCGCCGCG encodes:
- a CDS encoding ABC transporter ATP-binding protein; protein product: MEWFPQAAVTGVPLVQTTTTVPRATAVAARAQDLSKVYGQGETQVVALDRVSVDFRQAEFTAIMGPSGSGKSTLMHCVAGLDSFSSGSARIGDTELGTLKDRQLTQLRRDKIGFIFQAFNLLPTLTALENITLPMDIAGRKPDKQWVERVIDMIGLSDRLSHRPAQLSGGQQQRVAVARALASRPEIIFGDEPTGNLDSRSGAEVLGFLRNSVRELGQTVVMVTHDPAAASYADRVVFLADGRIVDEMISPTADGVLDRMKAFDAKGRTS
- a CDS encoding Bax inhibitor-1/YccA family protein → MRSSNPVFSRRGFSRDNGPAGFDGQQPQAGGPAVGTNPYAQGTGHPYATNPYATQDTQYATPPQARGDVMTIDDVVSRTAITLGTVVVTAALAWIVMPVDPANLGKSYGIAIGAALVAFVLAMVQSFKRTPSPALILAYAAFEGFFLGVISAAVSTYISPGVVVQAVLGTMAVFAGVLIAYKMRWIRVTRRFYGFVMAAAMGFVLLMAVNMLFSLFDGAGDGLGFRSGGLGILFGVIGIILGACFLALDFKQVEDGVTYGAPRQESWLAAFGLTMTLVWIYLEMLRLLSILQGDD